The Liolophura sinensis isolate JHLJ2023 chromosome 12, CUHK_Ljap_v2, whole genome shotgun sequence genome segment AGTCCCTACAAAGGTAAACATTTATACTAATTCACAatattgggggcctccgtggctgagttggttagcgcgctagcgcagcgtgatgacccaggagcctctcaccacagAAGTCactgtgggtttcctctgagctctgcccggtttcctcccaccataatgctgaccgccctcgtataagtgaaatatacttgagtacggcgtaaaacacaaatcagatcaGATCAGATCAAACAATATTGTTTGACAATGTACGTTCATCATGTTTTAGGCAATCAGGATTATTAAAGTACGTGACTTTACAGCACTCTATATTTGAAGGTGTTTGACAGGTACCTTGTGGTGTATAAGCAAAGTTTGCCGCTAATTTCTTGGTTCTTTTTAAATATGTTGTGCCCTCGTATTTTACAATCATGTTGGTGTTTTAGGTGTATCATTACGTTTTATCTGTATCTGGGTATTTAAAAAGATCGTAAGTGTTTTTTCCAGTTTCTTGATGTTTTTAAGGTAGTGCAGTACTTTAAAAGAACGATGCTTTTAAAGAGTACCTTGTTTTCCCACAAGTACCTTGGCGTTCGTAAAATACGTCGGGGTTTACCCTGGTGTTTTGCAAAAATCTTAtggctttgtttttaaattacCACGGTGTTTTACAAGTACCTTGGTACTGCGATGATTTAGTGGTGCTGGGGTGCTGTATAAAAACCATCCCTCTGTTACTTTGTGAAAATTGGTAAGAAGATACCAAATGACACCATTTTACGCCTGATTCAGTATCAAAAATGTCGACAATAATGTATACTTTGCGAAATATTTTAAGTAATATTTTCCGGTTTGCCTGTTACAATAACTCATTCTTAAAAGACACATTCTCTTTTATTCTCGCTATCATTCGGTTTTCAGCTTTCCGTTTCAATTACACACTCCACGCTTACTTTCCTTTTTCCTCTATCACTTGTAAATCGTCCACTTGTAATTCCATGACATCATTTTTAGCGTCAGACCGGATTTTAATGAAGGGCCCGACCATAAAAGTTGAGCTCAGAGCGATGAATCCTCCACCGACAAACAGGGAGACGTCATACTGCTCAGCCATATCAAACAACCAGCCTGTCAGCGTGAAAACAAACGAACAACGAATAAAATATTATCTACACTTGTCTTTAACAAACATTGTACAGTTTCAACTCGTCATAGGCAGATTTTGTGAGTTTTCTATTATTTACAATCACATCGctagaaaaaaaaccctcaaagCCAGGCGCAATTTTCACGAAACCTCGCTcgaaacattttctttgtgttttgaaGTCACTTTACAGTGGGAATCACTAATCAGAGTGGTAATAACTGAAAACTTTCTTAGAGGacatgtacaaatttgttttaaaagttCGACTTTGAAGACCGTATGAAAGTGTAATATATACATCCAGCCCCGGTGGAACTTCAGAGGTCAAGCCTTGTATAGACCCCCATTCCTTTAAGAATTTAATGTGGATGAGGGCTAAATAAGTTTACAAATGCATTCACCAATCGGTCCATTACTTACTATATTACATGAATTGTAATCTGCAATAAAATCAACGGATTGAAGgaatatatttctgtttgatgaTTTTCTGGTATTAATGTCGTAGAcatttgtcatttatacatAAGCGACCAATTtattgtggggggggggggacttcaCTAatgcccttcaccaggtacctgacaaaaccccTGAGTAAGAAACACAATGGTACCaccgaaagctggattcgaacaagcgACCTCATTAGTCCAGGGCCTGATAGTCGCTTTAAGAATATATTGTCAAGCACTATGAATGTCCAGCTATGATGCCTAATTTATCAATTACTATATACTTATATGTATTTTACCTGCAAATGGAGCCCCTGACAAAGCACCCAGTCCTTCAAAGATTAGAAGAAGTCCATAAGCATTTGAGAATCTATGGAGGCCGACTAATGCAGCGAGAATGGGCACGAGCAGAGTTCCGAAACAACCCGAGAGCATTCCGAACAGTGATCCGAGCACCATCCGGAGAACGTATCCATGGAGAGCGGGCATGAGAATAATGGCTAGGCCTGACAGGGCAAAAGCCACGCCGTACATAACGCTGACGTCAAGCCTTCGAAATTGGCCCAGAGAACCAAACACTACACGACCCACCAAATTTGAAATTCCAATGGCAGACATCAGTAATGAGCTCCTTTCCGGATCCGTTCCTTTAGACTCCGAGTACGCCGCCAAGTGAATGTACACCACCGACAGCCCAAAGCAAACTAGTACGTTGTTCACACAAAGAAGGATGAATCCGTAGTTCCTAAACACACTCAAGTCcattaatttgaatttttccGCATCGTCTATTTCCTTTACTCTCACCGGCCGCATGAGGGCGCcacatacacagatattcaAAATGAGTGCGGCCAAAACCAGAAACGAGCCTTGCCAACCATACTCGTGATATAAAAACCGGATCAGAGGAGGAAATCCGAACGATCCTAAACCGATCCCTGAAACGGCTAGTCCAATAGCAAATGATCTCCTTCGGTCGAAATAATAGCTGACTATTGCAACGGCAGGAATATAGCATAATCCGGCGCCAAACCCTAAGAAAAGACAATGGAAATCTTTAAGAATAGTGGTTTCGATCTGGTTAGTCGAGCTATACttttcagttgttttacttttttctacTTGCTTTTGTTAGAAATGACTGATGCGGTCACACAACAAAATCTTTGCCATTATCATTTTACCTTCACATGCGATGCTAAATTCCTTCTGGTGacttttaatatatataacttttatctATTTTGCCACTGAATGACCGAACATTCTTTCCTCCACCATGTCGCCACCGTGTAAAAACCTACAATTGAAATGCCACGATGCAATGCTTGCGTTTATTATCACAACTGTACGCACAGGGAGGGGAAGAAAACTTAGGACTCTGGTGAACGACTAATTTATAGACTGGCTTGTTGATTTTTTAATGCTATACTGAAGAAGTTTCCACTTTTACGACAATGGTCCGTTTCATGTGTGGAGAAAACAGGAGTGCTCGGAGAAAACCACAGGCATTTGGCAAGTTGCTCTGTGTTTCTACGAACATGTGATTCCGTGTGCCATTTCTCAGCTGTTACTTCTTCTGATAATACAtgggaatcaaataaataggctTGAGTGTTTCCGTGGACTCCGCCTGATTCTTCAACACACGCGTATAACATAACATACAAAGAAACGCAGTTGTCAACGTTAAGCAATGTTAAGCAATCGCAGGAACTAACACAAACGCAATCACGAGTCTGTGGAAACACACCTTTGCGCTGTTAAACTTTCCTAAGTGGGACGTCAGGACTTCAGGCTGGACATGTCCCTATCGCACACATATTAACCAGGTCAGATCATCTGAACCCCTTCCTGAACACTGGGTCAACAAGACTTACCTATTTGTCCAAAGACGCATCCTCTTAAAAGCACTATTTTATTTGGTgacaaatattgcaaaaaaggtacaaaaatgcattctgtGTGTGTGCTTAGTAACCTAGTTCGTGGAGGTCCTTGCATATAGTCTAATTTCGAGGACATAGGAATGTTGTATATTGACATATAATCGTTTCAAAAAAGGCTGTGAGCCCTGCTCTACCTGagtgtaaataaagaaaaaaaatgaatgcctCAAATGAAGGCCATGAAGAACGGTGTCCAGATATACTTTAAATTAGTTTTTGACAGTTATTTGAAACCCAGAAATGGCACAAAAGAAGCTTTTTCTAAGGTGGATTtttcaaacaatgttttttgAGAGCATTTCGAATAACAAAAGCAGCTCTATATCTATAAAAAGTGTACGTGAAGTAAACGACAAAGGTGTGCCTCAAATGAAACGCAACGGACAACTGAAACCAGAAATactttaaattaaatgttaaattattatCTAACGAGGGTGTTTGAACCAGACTTTCCACATTATTTCAGGCCTGAGAATCCATTAAAAATTATCAGGATGATTTTAAGAGTTCATCAGAGATGAATTAACAAGATTTAAAATGTTCTGCAGACAAATGTTTAGGAACAAAGTGATGTGATCAGAATGGGCCACCATGTTATGTCTTATTTTAATTGCTTTTTGTAGCCTCaaacaaattctgaaaaaaagaaataaatataattttgagGAGTATCTTGCCGGGCGCATTTTGTCTGAAGTTAACACTACAGCTATCCTTGGCATTTCCTctaaagccccgtccagactatccaacgtTGATCAAATTTTATTGACGTAACAGCAAGTTGAATggtgttgaggtaagttgagtgtccaGTCCACGCTACAAATAAGATAGATCAACATTGTCCAaccaaactttcgataaattgCAGggaattttccatttttctttcaagTGCATGAGACACAATTATTTTCTCTTGTGCCCGTCTTATAGTATTCTTTAGAGAGAGTGTTGTACCGGTAagggtatttttcatactcctgtatcaaAGAAACTGTCTCATCGttagaccagtttctctctttcgcctttggtgccgccattttgcccaggtcacgtACCTTAAGAAGGTAACGATAATCGATCCTATTTAATAATCCGTGTTCGTTTTAACAcaagtttgtctttttttatacaACTCTCAGGACAAGATTGGTGATCAAAGATTATCAGAAAAGACTTTCTTGACGAAATATGGACCTTGTGAATCTCTCGACAAAACAGGCGACTGATGTAGTTGTTTAGCGCTGAGCTTTGAAAACTTcgtgttttgtgttattttctcACATAACGAACATTTGCTCTCAGAACTCTCCGATTATATCGTCAAAGTAAGCAGTGTTTTATGGGAGCTGTATTCTATAGATCATATGAGTGACTTGGACAGCGAATATTCACTCACACTGTCCaggataagaagaaaaaaaatatggtgaGCCAGAATGACCTCTTAGTCAAGTTCAACCCGCATGCGAAGTAAAATTTCAATGAACTGACACAAGTAAAGACAAATTGTGAACATAATAGTGGAATATGGCTACACAAGAGAACCGAAATGTGGCACCTCGAATTGTACAAATTCCAATAAACATTCCGTTTCCGCCAAAACCTCAGATCTTAGAGGAGTGTGTGGGAAAACTATGAGACTGCAAGTAGGTTATCTACCAGCGATATGCAGCAAATAATTGCACTCTTTACACACCTAGGGGCTGATGCTCTAAATAAGTATTATGGACTGGTATTTGAAAATGAAGATAAGAAAGGGCGTGGGGATGTGAATGTAGTGTTGCAGAGGTGTAAAATGTTCTGTTTTGGACAGACAAACGAGACATCTGAGAGGTTCTGTTTTTTAACGAGAGagaacagcaatcaaatgaGAACAATGACACATGTCCAGCTGCATTGCGGACACTCGCCAGGGTTTGGAATTATGGTGAATTAGAAGACGATCTAATTCTTGACAGGATAGCTGCTGGGATACAATGCGACCGGGACGAAATTACCCCAGCAGGCACAACTGCTGTCATGTTTGGACACATGTAGAGCGAGTGAAGCAACTAGCCATCAAGTTAAAACCATGACGCAAGAAGAGGTACAGTtcgtacagagtaaaaccagcagCAGGAAATAGCGTGCACAAAGCGAAAGTGGTACTTCCAGTAAATATGATGAGAGCCGTCGATGAGAAAAGTCAGCTGAGTATAAATTTTGTGATCAAGTGCATGTTTGGAGGAAAAAAGGCTTGCCCAGCATAGGGTGACGGCATGGGAGTTACAGCAAGTCATGTGACTTGTGTTCTAAAACGTGCACACCATAAAAAAAGAATCTTCCAAATGTAGATCAAGGCTGCCAGTGAGTTTTGTCGAAGATGATTCATCAAGTGATGGTGAATTTGTGCTTACTGTAACAGAAGAGAACATTAACACTGTAAAGGACATGTAATAGTCAAAAATACATGCTGTGAAACAACATGAAGTTGAATTCCAACTTGACTGTGGTTCATCTGCGAATGTGTTGTCAGGTAATTTGTACATTGAGATTTGCAGTGACCGAGAAC includes the following:
- the LOC135479519 gene encoding monocarboxylate transporter 12-like, with product MYAAGPLASVLTNKYDCRRVTIFGGLVMALGLGITFFASSIYFIMVSFGILTGFGAGLCYIPAVAIVSYYFDRRRSFAIGLAVSGIGLGSFGFPPLIRFLYHEYGWQGSFLVLAALILNICVCGALMRPVRVKEIDDAEKFKLMDLSVFRNYGFILLCVNNVLVCFGLSVVYIHLAAYSESKGTDPERSSLLMSAIGISNLVGRVVFGSLGQFRRLDVSVMYGVAFALSGLAIILMPALHGYVLRMVLGSLFGMLSGCFGTLLVPILAALVGLHRFSNAYGLLLIFEGLGALSGAPFAGWLFDMAEQYDVSLFVGGGFIALSSTFMVGPFIKIRSDAKNDVMELQVDDLQVIEEKGKLDGSITT